GTGCCGGGCGAATAACCTGAAGGGGATCGACGTGACGATCCCGCTGGGGGTCATCACATGCGTGACCGGCGTCTCGGGCTCCGGGAAGTCGACGCTGATCCTCGATACCCTCTATAAGGTGCTGGCGCAGAAGCTCACCGGCGGCCGGGATCGGCCTGGGGAGCACCGGTCGCTGTCGGGGCTGGAACAGGTGGACAAGGTGATCCACATCGACCAGTCCCCCATCGGGCGCACCCCGCGATCGAACCCGGCGACTTACTCCGGCGTCTTCACGCCGATCCGGGACCTGTTCGCGATGCTCCCCGAGAGCAAATCCCGCGGGTATCGCCCCGGTCGTTACTCCTTCAACGTCAAGGGGGGGCGGTGCGAGGCGTGCGAGGGGGACGGGATCATAAAGATCGAGATGCACTTCATGCCCGACGTCTACGTCACGTGCGAGGAGTGCCGGGGCCGGCGATACAACCGGGAGACGCTCGAGGTCACCTACAAGGGGAAGAGCGTCGCCGACGTCTTAGAGATGACAGTGGATCAGGCGCTCGATTTCCTTTTCCCGATCCCGCCGATCCGGCACAAGCTGGAGACCCTGTCGCGCGTGGGACTGGGGTACATCCGGTTAGGGCAGTCGGCCACCACGCTGTCGGGCGGGGAGGCGCAGCGGGTGAAGCTCGCGCGGGAGCTGTCGCGCCGGGCGACGGGGAAGACGGTCTACCTGCTAGACGAGCCGACGACCGGGCTTCACTTCGACGACATCTCGAAGCTGCTTTCCGTCCTCCACCTGTTCGCGGACGCGGGGAACACGGTCATTATCATCGAGCACAACCTCGATGTCATTAAATCGGCGGACCACATCATCGATCTGGGGCCCGAAGGGGGCGACGCCGGCGGAGAGATCGTCGCGTGCGGCACCCCCGAGGAGGTGGCGGGGAACCCGCGCTCCTTCACCGGGCAGTTCCTGCGGAAGGTTCTCCACCTCCCCGCTGCCGCCGGGTGACAAATCGCGCGCGACGGGAGAGTCCGGCGTAGTCGCCGTAGGAGGGGGGGGCGCCCCACTCCCGGACCAACTACACTCCCTGGGGTACCCCCGCTGTAAGGAGAACGGGGGGCACAGTGAGGTAAAGCGCCCCACTCCCGGACGAAATGCGCTCCCTGGGGTACCCCCGCAGTAGGAAGAACGGGGGGCACAGCCGATGGGGTGTGAAACGAGATACTACGCCGCGGAAGTCTTCTTCGCGCCGTTTCCGTTGCCGTTGCGCAGTTTGCGTGCGATTTCCTCGGGGAAGAGGTGGTCCACTTCCTTCCCCACGGCGTCGAGGATCGGGTGGGTCCGGTTCTCGTCCTTCAGGCACCACACCTCGTCCATGTCCTCGTCGACGGTCAGCACCCCCTCCGAGACGACGAGCGGGAACATGATGCAGAAGCGCGGCTTGAACTCCCACTCGTGCCGGCCCCGTTCGATCGCCGCCTTCTGCAATGAGCAGCCGTGGGCAGGATGGAAGAAGACGCACGCGTCGCCGACCACGTTCGTCTCGACCGCCGTACCGCTTGGGCAGTCGGAATCCTCCGCCGTCTCGCCGAACCAGAGGGATCGGTTTCTCGCCTCCGGCCGGAGGTAGGGGAGGAAGAGGTCCGCGTGCCGCAGGATCGCCTCCCGCTCCCCGATGTCGGCCCAGACCCCGTGCCGGCAACAGCGGCTCTTGCATCGGTCGAGAGCGCAGTGGTGGGGGAATTTCGCTTGGAACACGTGCGGGTCGATCTTCATCGGGGAACACCTTTCCCGGGGTTGACAGGGTTCGCCGCCCGCGCTCCGCGGACGAAATTTCAATACTAATCGCTGCAGCCGCCGCGGGCAAGCCCGATGATGAACAGCCCGATGATGAATTTTACCGAAGAATGGAAAGGGCTCCCGAAGGAGCCCTTTCCACGGATCCGTTTTCGCCGTGCCGGCTCAGATCTTCCCGACGAGGACGAAGGCGATGACCAGCGCGTAGATGACGAGGGACTCGATCAGCGCGAGGCCGACGATCATCGGGATGAAGATCTTGTTCTGGGCGGAAGGGTTGCGCGCGATCCCCTCCAACCCGGCTGCGATGGCTCGGCCCTGGCCCATCGCGCCGCCGAACGCCGCGATCGCGATGCCGAATCCCGCCGCCAGAGCGATGACGGCCTTCATGCTGGAGTCGCCGCCCGCGGCGGGAGTGCCTTCCGCCGCCAAAGCCACCGACGCCACTGCCACGAAGAGCAGAGCGACGAGGAAAGAGAAAGTGAACCTGCGGAACATTGGGTGTTCCCCCTTTCAGGATGTTCCCGGCCGCCGGTTCCGCCCGGCCGCCGGGGTGAAGCTTTTCAGACCCGTATCATCGACCGGGGAGCTACCCTCGGATCAATGCTCCTCCGCGTGCGTCACGGCCCCAGAGATGTAGATCATCGAGAGCACGGTGAAGATGAACGCCTGCATGAACGAACCGCAGACGCCGAGCCCCATGACGCCCGACGGGACGACGAGGGGGATGAGCGCCATGAATCCGGCGACCACCGCGTGGTCCCCGGTGATGTTCCCGAAGAGACGAAGGGAGAGCGACATCGGCCGGCCAGGCGAGCTGCAGGTCGGGGCGGAACCGCGCGATGATCTCGATCGGGCGGACCGCGTCCACCTCCAGGACGGCGACCACGGCGGGCTGGTCGAACGGCGCGAACAGCCGCTCGGTCACCGTGAAGGCGGAGTGGGTATAGATGATGGTGGCCCCGGCCGGCGAGATCTCCACCCTGCGGGCGATGTCCGTGCCGGGTATCGCCTGGTCGTACAGCGGCGTCTTGAAGGAGAGTGAGAAGTCGTGCAGCAGCTTGAGGGGCCAGGTCCAGGCCTCGAAGCTCCCGGCGTCGGTCCCGATCAGGGCGGCCCGCCGGCCGCTGGCGCTGACATATCCCGTGCCACGGACCGGCCCCGTCAGGGTGACGTCGACCCGCCGCCACGGCAACGAGATCGGCGCCCGCTGCAGGATG
The Candidatus Deferrimicrobium sp. genome window above contains:
- a CDS encoding DUF3109 family protein; translation: MKIDPHVFQAKFPHHCALDRCKSRCCRHGVWADIGEREAILRHADLFLPYLRPEARNRSLWFGETAEDSDCPSGTAVETNVVGDACVFFHPAHGCSLQKAAIERGRHEWEFKPRFCIMFPLVVSEGVLTVDEDMDEVWCLKDENRTHPILDAVGKEVDHLFPEEIARKLRNGNGNGAKKTSAA
- a CDS encoding ATP synthase F0 subunit C translates to MFRRFTFSFLVALLFVAVASVALAAEGTPAAGGDSSMKAVIALAAGFGIAIAAFGGAMGQGRAIAAGLEGIARNPSAQNKIFIPMIVGLALIESLVIYALVIAFVLVGKI
- a CDS encoding F0F1 ATP synthase subunit A — translated: MSLSLRLFGNITGDHAVVAGFMALIPLVVPSGVMGLGVCGSFMQAFIFTVLSMIYISGAVTHAEEH